In a genomic window of Diabrotica undecimpunctata isolate CICGRU chromosome 2, icDiaUnde3, whole genome shotgun sequence:
- the LOC140434149 gene encoding transcription elongation factor 1 homolog, producing the protein MGRRKSKRKPPPKRKAIEPLDILFNCPFCNHEKSCDVKMDKGRSTARITCRVCLEDFQTTINFLSEPVDVYNDWIDACETAN; encoded by the exons ATGGGTCGTCGCAAGTCAAAAAGAAAGCCTCCACCAAAAAGAAAAGCTATAGAACCCTTGGACATACTATTTAACTGCCCATTTTGCAATCACGAGAAATCCTGTGATGTTAAAAT GGATAAAGGGAGGAGTACAGCTCGGATAACATGTCGGGTTTGTTTAGAAGATTTCCAAACAACTATAAACTTTCTATCCGAGCCAGTTGATGTCTACAATGATTGGATTGATGCTTGTGAAACtgcaaattaa